The following are from one region of the Mastacembelus armatus unplaced genomic scaffold, fMasArm1.2, whole genome shotgun sequence genome:
- the LOC113132319 gene encoding uncharacterized protein LOC113132319 isoform X3 produces the protein MLLLVQLLMMTMMKTAKTKIIIVSALSGETLLLHPQSDLPSLGLEHRWDVRWTHPHLVLSTKNNQTRCDHGRCELLSNGSLRFSPVQIEDSGNYSLEVFDEEGKRLLKKDFLLQVEDGESTTVTSTKTSDGQTDHVALLICCFLLMCLLLFFSIFILRRRRIQRTSAAGPSGENVYVMMHGHRGNKKRCEDEKQEREEESLYVPCNAVVSMETPITKQLNVGAEDIYV, from the exons ATGTTGCTCCTGGTCCAGTTactgatgatgacgatgatgaaaA cTGCCAAAACAAAGATCATCATAGTATCTGCCCTCAGCGGCGAGACTCTCCTGCTGCACCCCCAGTCAGACCTGCCGAGTCTGGGGCTGGAACACAGATGGGACGTCAGATGGACTCACCCCCACCTGGTGCTGTCAACAAAGAACAACCAGACCAGGTGTGACCATGGGCGGTGCGAGCTGCTGAGCAACGGCTCCCTGAGGTTCAGCCCGGTCCAGATCGAGGACTCAGGAAACTACAGCCTGGAGGTGTTTGACGAAGAAGGGAAACGATTGCTGAAGAAAGACTTTCTGCTCCAGGTGGAGGACGGTGAGTCCACAACCGTGACATCAACGAAGACGTCAG ATGGCCAGACAGACCACGTGGCCCTGCTGatctgctgcttcctgctgatgtgtctgctgctgttcttcAGCATCTTCatcctgaggaggaggaggattcagaggacGAGCGCCGCAG GCCCGTCGGGGGAAAATGTGTACGTGATGATGCACGGTCACCGTGGCAACAAGAAGAGATGCGAAGATGAGAagcaagaaagagaggaagagtcTCTCTATG TTCCCTGCAACGCGgttgtttccatggaaacaccAATCACCAAGCAGTTGAATGTGGGGGCAGAAGACATCTATGTGTGA
- the LOC113132319 gene encoding uncharacterized protein LOC113132319 isoform X1, producing the protein MLLLVQLLMMTMMKTAKTKIIIVSALSGETLLLHPQSDLPSLGLEHRWDVRWTHPHLVLSTKNNQTRCDHGRCELLSNGSLRFSPVQIEDSGNYSLEVFDEEGKRLLKKDFLLQVEDGESTTVTSTKTSDGQTDHVALLICCFLLMCLLLFFSIFILRRRRIQRTSAAGPSGENVYVMMHGHRGNKKRCEDEKQEREEESLYGTQTVTHTPKQMLTDANMLYLYSSLQRGCFHGNTNHQAVECGGRRHLCVTTNQSPPCFQCAHLDTRTHLHSVVYFSLTCCFFIFRLKYVY; encoded by the exons ATGTTGCTCCTGGTCCAGTTactgatgatgacgatgatgaaaA cTGCCAAAACAAAGATCATCATAGTATCTGCCCTCAGCGGCGAGACTCTCCTGCTGCACCCCCAGTCAGACCTGCCGAGTCTGGGGCTGGAACACAGATGGGACGTCAGATGGACTCACCCCCACCTGGTGCTGTCAACAAAGAACAACCAGACCAGGTGTGACCATGGGCGGTGCGAGCTGCTGAGCAACGGCTCCCTGAGGTTCAGCCCGGTCCAGATCGAGGACTCAGGAAACTACAGCCTGGAGGTGTTTGACGAAGAAGGGAAACGATTGCTGAAGAAAGACTTTCTGCTCCAGGTGGAGGACGGTGAGTCCACAACCGTGACATCAACGAAGACGTCAG ATGGCCAGACAGACCACGTGGCCCTGCTGatctgctgcttcctgctgatgtgtctgctgctgttcttcAGCATCTTCatcctgaggaggaggaggattcagaggacGAGCGCCGCAG GCCCGTCGGGGGAAAATGTGTACGTGATGATGCACGGTCACCGTGGCAACAAGAAGAGATGCGAAGATGAGAagcaagaaagagaggaagagtcTCTCTATGGTACACaaactgtaacacacacaccaaaacagaTGCTAACAGATGCTAACATGTTATATCTCTACAGTTCCCTGCAACGCGgttgtttccatggaaacaccAATCACCAAGCAGTTGAATGTGGGGGCAGAAGACATCTATGTGTGACGACCAATCAGAGCCCACCTTGTTTTCAGTGTGCTCACCTGGACACCAGGACTCACCTTcattctgttgtttatttttctcttacctgttgtttttttatcttcagATTGAAATACGTATATTAA
- the LOC113132319 gene encoding uncharacterized protein LOC113132319 isoform X2, giving the protein MLLLVQLLMMTMMKTAKTKIIIVSALSGETLLLHPQSDLPSLGLEHRWDVRWTHPHLVLSTKNNQTRCDHGRCELLSNGSLRFSPVQIEDSGNYSLEVFDEEGKRLLKKDFLLQVEDDGQTDHVALLICCFLLMCLLLFFSIFILRRRRIQRTSAAGPSGENVYVMMHGHRGNKKRCEDEKQEREEESLYGTQTVTHTPKQMLTDANMLYLYSSLQRGCFHGNTNHQAVECGGRRHLCVTTNQSPPCFQCAHLDTRTHLHSVVYFSLTCCFFIFRLKYVY; this is encoded by the exons ATGTTGCTCCTGGTCCAGTTactgatgatgacgatgatgaaaA cTGCCAAAACAAAGATCATCATAGTATCTGCCCTCAGCGGCGAGACTCTCCTGCTGCACCCCCAGTCAGACCTGCCGAGTCTGGGGCTGGAACACAGATGGGACGTCAGATGGACTCACCCCCACCTGGTGCTGTCAACAAAGAACAACCAGACCAGGTGTGACCATGGGCGGTGCGAGCTGCTGAGCAACGGCTCCCTGAGGTTCAGCCCGGTCCAGATCGAGGACTCAGGAAACTACAGCCTGGAGGTGTTTGACGAAGAAGGGAAACGATTGCTGAAGAAAGACTTTCTGCTCCAGGTGGAGGACG ATGGCCAGACAGACCACGTGGCCCTGCTGatctgctgcttcctgctgatgtgtctgctgctgttcttcAGCATCTTCatcctgaggaggaggaggattcagaggacGAGCGCCGCAG GCCCGTCGGGGGAAAATGTGTACGTGATGATGCACGGTCACCGTGGCAACAAGAAGAGATGCGAAGATGAGAagcaagaaagagaggaagagtcTCTCTATGGTACACaaactgtaacacacacaccaaaacagaTGCTAACAGATGCTAACATGTTATATCTCTACAGTTCCCTGCAACGCGgttgtttccatggaaacaccAATCACCAAGCAGTTGAATGTGGGGGCAGAAGACATCTATGTGTGACGACCAATCAGAGCCCACCTTGTTTTCAGTGTGCTCACCTGGACACCAGGACTCACCTTcattctgttgtttatttttctcttacctgttgtttttttatcttcagATTGAAATACGTATATTAA
- the LOC113132316 gene encoding arf-GAP with Rho-GAP domain, ANK repeat and PH domain-containing protein 1, translating into MPPPVPKPRARYMRDNLSSTSNLDRDVTDETPQQPVSSNGVHLSTDAPPLPPSTGATFLTLAGVADIIATNIPSLAGVTTAIKGSAPTPSAPCAPLSIDSMANSIAAHIPSLAGAASTVANPAAATINPAPTPSPVPATNTGSAKLDSIVSSLANISSLAGIVNSVANTAVSPTPSATPPLPGKPSPPSLARLEDSDVGALSQLVMSTLDPTAGVTLPPVDGTESTNEGLNLHPGRKENPYVTVLACWTSQEGNDTDSSNEEEDTRVKPNGPVEGDPAPNQPTNTNSVSPNPSGRIIPARPAPPPPRPAGQSGKSMKQKIPRAATIRVSRKKGGSRSSAPQSAVVQSSWLDVWKGFRHNVLWVTLDGQLMSLWKKRTDRFSEVLFHVSSITNVKKQDKRRFSVYFRKKHYDFMAHSDEVQDAWVTSLLASRGQTSPPPPELHGQITIKDTRSRAYAAVWGHNLWIYPNKEGFQLGVASFSVPLNLAMVKPAGKHSFTLITPYKSFNLSVDSSKDLSIWLDSLSSSILSALSCSQVALRLWENPSNKVCGDCGSANPEWASVNLLLVICQSCAGQHRALGSKLSKVRSLKMDSKIWTEPLIQLLVTYGNWLANQVWAPVVPAAEQLLPDSPDEVRSQFIQDKYSRGCYRRVHPLTSSRPLMDQRLREVVCSDDVEETMSLICSGAKVCQSDPQSPSPILLAERAGQGLQTELLRLNEFTEVPPYLPQAAQRRLGSATSGEEEEELHGKLEEDRFLFSLENDSAACDVLDLREVLSVFLKDGPTYQFEMVTLSDQLMCAADDREKLLNHLVYILKVILPKGVTYAEVGGASAVSKVCMVEVGGASKQSDAWLLLWEDGVSIHPVHRHSQQVLRMELSTLRYHDMDPSENTITMVTGDRSVSLRFEEQHSCESWFKHLQRALSNHSSAPRCPTNQSSTPQFPTNKGSDHQPLYPVIGVESRGLVPVAIERCISHVTAHGLQVEGVYRRCGLTTKVNRLVEALMTSPGSASLESDEQGVLDAGAALKQYVRQQKSLIPDTQQWLQAAVISDERSRFKAYRQLLRQLPDDNRATLGALFGHFYMVQVYSQVNKMSAHNLAVVLLPSLFQTMSQDLLRLTREFIIHHMLLFLTPEAEEEVQVTVF; encoded by the exons ATGCCTCCTCCTGTCCCGAAGCCTCGAGCTCGTTACATGAGGGACAATCTAAGCTCCACCTCCAATTTGGACAG GGACGTGACTGATGAAACCCCCCAACAACCAGTTTCCTCTAATGGAGTTCACCTGagcacag atgctcctcctcttcctccctccactGGCGCCACCTTCCTAACTCTGGCCGGGGTCGCTGACATCATTGCCACCAACATCCCATCATTAGCTGGAGTCACTACTGCCATTAAAGGCTCCGCCCCCACGCCCTCTGCCCCATGTGCCCCCCTCTCCATAGACAGCATGGCTAACAGCATTGCTGCTCACATTCCTAGCTTAGCAGGAGCTGCTAGCACAGTGGCTaaccctgctgctgctacaataAACCCCGCCCCCACACCGTCACCTGTACCTGCCACTAACACAGGCTCTGCTAAGTTAGATAGCATTGTTAGCTCGTTGGCTAATATATCCAGTTTAGCAGGGATTGTTAACAGTGTGGCTAATACTGCTGTAAGCCCCACCCCTTCAGCCACGCCCCCCTTACCTGGTAAACCCAGCCCCCCGTCTCTGGCAAGGCTTGAAGACTCAG ATGTTGGGGCGCTCTCACAGCTGGTGATGTCAACTTTAGACCCAACTGCAGGCGTCACATTACCTCCAGTAGACGGAACAGAGTCGACAAACGAAG GTTTAAACCTTCACCCTGGCAGAAAAGAAAACCCATACGTCACTGTCTTAGCTTGTTGGACGAGCCAGGAGGGGAATGACACTGATTCATCCAATGAGGAGGAAGATACAAGAGTTAAACCCAATGGGCCAGTGGAAGGAGATCCTGCTCCTAACCAGCCTACAAATACCAACAG cgtcTCGCCCAATCCTTCAGGTCGGATCATCCCCGCTCGTCCAGCCCCGCCCCCTCCCCGTCCTGCTGGCCAATCAGGGAAATCCATGAAACAGAAGATCCCCCG GGCGGCCACAATTCGAGTCTCAAGGAAGAAGGGGGGCAGCAGGAGTTCAGCTCCACAGAGCGCTGTGGTCCAGTCCAGCTGGCTGGATGTCTGGAAGGGCTTCAG ACACAATGTGTTATGGGTGACGCTGGACGGGCAGCTGATGTCCCTGTGGAAGAAACGCACA GACCGGTTCAGTGAGGTGCTGTTTCATGTTTCCAGTATCACCAATgtgaaaaaacaagacaaaagaaGATTTTCTGTTTACTTCAGGAAGAAACATTATGACTTCATGGCTCATAGTGATG AGGTTCAGGACGCTTGGGTCACATCTCTCCTGGCATCTCGAGGCCAGACAAGCCCGCCCCCCCCAGAACTCCATGGACAAATCACCATCAAGGATACGAGGAGTCGCGCCTATGCCGCTGTCTGGGGTCACAACCTCTGGATTTACCCCAACAAGGAGGGTTTCCAACTGGGCGTCGCATCCTTCTCTGTCCCACTGAACTTGGCCATGGTCaaacctgcaggaaaacacTCGTTTACCCTCATCACTCCATACAAGAGCTTCAA CTTGTCTGTTGATTCGTCAAAGGATCTGTCCATCTGGTTGGACAGTCTGTCTTCGTCAATCCTCAGCGCTCTGTCGTGCAGCCAGGTGGCGCTGCGTCTCTGGGAAAACCCCTCCAACAAGGTGTGCGGCGACTGTGGTTCAGCCAATCCTGAGTGGGCGTCGGTCAACCTGCTGCTGGTCATCTGTCAGTCCTGTGCAG GTCAGCACCGAGCTCTGGGAAGCAAACTGTCGAAGGTGCGCAGCCTGAAAATGGACAGCAAGATCTGGACCGAGCCACTCATACAG CTTTTGGTTACCTATGGTAACTGGCTGGCCAATCAGGTGTGGGCTCCAGTGGTGCCAGCGGCAGAGCAGCTGCTTCCTGATTCGCCAGATGAAGTGAGGTCACAGTTCATCCAGGATAAATACAGCAGGGGGTGCTACAGACGGGTCCACCCTCTGACGTCCTCGCGGCCTCTGATGGACCAG aggctGAGGGAGGTGGTCTGCAGTGACGACGTCGAAGAAACGATGTCCCTGATCTGCTCAGGAGCAAAG GTGTGTCAGTCTGACCCTCAGAGCCCCTCCCCCATCCTACTGGCTGAGAGGGCAGGTCAGGGTCTGCAGACGGAGCTGCTCAGACTCAATGAGttcacag AGGTCCCGCCTTACCTGCCAcaagcagcccaaaggagacTTGGCTCTGCCACCTCAG gtgaggaagaggaggagcttcACGGTAAACTGGAGGAAGATCGTTTTCTCTTCTCGTTAGAAAACGATTCGGCAGCGTGTGACGTCCTTGACCTGCGAGAGGTTTTGTCGGTCTTCCTCAAAGACGG ACCAACTTACCAGTTTGAGATGGTGACACTAAGCGATCAGCTGATGTGTGCTGCTGATGACAGGGAGAAGCTGCTGAATCACCTGGTTTATATCCTGAAG GTGATTCTCCCAAAGGGCGTGACTTATGCTGAGGTGGGTGGGGCATCAGCCGTCAGTAAAGTGTGTATGGTTGAAGTGGGCGGAGCCTCAAAGCAGTCAGATGCATGGTTGTTACTGTGGGAGGACGGAGTCAGCATTCATCCGGTCCACAGACACTCACAGCAGGTTCTGAGGATGGAACTGAGCACTCTCCGTTACCACG ACATGGATCCATCTGAAAACACCATCACCATGGTAACTGGAGACAG gagtGTGTCCCTGCGTTTTGAGGAGCAGCATAGCTGTGAGTCCTGGTTCAAACACCTGCAGAGAGCTCTGTCCAATCACAGCTCAGCTCCCCGGTGTCCAACCAATCAGAGCTCAACTCCACAGTTTCCAACCAATAAGGGCTCAGATCATCAGCCTCTGTACCCAGTGATTGGGGTGGAGTCGAGGGGTTTGGTACCTGTGGCCATCGAGCGCTGCATCTCCCACGTCACAGCCCACG GTCTGCAGGTGGAGGGCGTGTACCGCCGCTGTGGCCTCACTACCAAGGTCAACCGCCTGGTGGAGGCTCTGATGACATCACCAGGCTCCGCCTCCCTGGAAAGTGACGAGCAGGGCGTGTTGGATGCTGGCGCCGCCCTCAAACAATATGTCCGCCAGCAGAAGAGCCTAATACCTGACACACAGCAGTGGCTGCAGGCTGCAG tgaTTTCAGATGAGCGCTCCAGGTTTAAAGCGTATCGACAACTACTACGGCAACTTCCTGACGACAACCGAGCAACACTTGGGGCTCTGTTTGGACATTTCTACAT GGTCCAGGTGTACTCTCAGGTGAACAAGATGTCGGCTCACAATCTGGCTGTGGTCCTGCTCCCGTCTCTGTTTCAGACCATGAGCCAGGATCTGCTCAGACTCACCAGAGAGTTCATCATCCACCACATGCTGCTCTTCCTG acacctgaggcagaggaggaagtcCAGGTCACAGTCttctga